From Zea mays cultivar B73 chromosome 3, Zm-B73-REFERENCE-NAM-5.0, whole genome shotgun sequence:
ccttttgggtaagatagtccaccactagctttcctaattagtcaggcaagggcgtcccattccacccttgtggtagcacaaaTATcttaagttaagctccatgttttaattaacacaatgatcttgtcaagaACAATAATTATAACAACAACATAactagaacatgatcataatataacattaattttccaaaaccaggtagagcaataacaaatctacccaatagttcatctgtttgcaaggtgggcataaacaatgctaggaagcctattaggtcccatcgaattaacctgagcatgtcacattgattgacatgaacattattaggtaaagagaaaagtgatcaaggacacaacttgccttagactcaagATTCCCAGGTACAAACTTGGTCTTCCAGtggctcgtaacctcgctgctactcgtagcaatacaagcaaacatggtctaggtaaaattaacatcacaccaaacataagaacaaactgcataataatgatctacgcatcgtaactagatgctaggttcgagaaccactaaattcagagtaACAGTTAAGAGgatatgattttccaaagatttAGGTGATTAAACAATAAAAGATAAATTATATGTTAATTAATATAAATTATATAAAAATTAATTAAACTTTAATATGAGATATAACTTGATTATAGGTTGTATTTTTAGTCAGGTTATAATCATGGACAGTTAACTTTGATTAGCAAGATAAATCAATAATCATAGGATAAACAATATATAAGTAAGTAATATGTTGTAAATAATGTTGTTATTGCGTAGACAAATTTAATacaagactaacgcaacttgaacaaactaaatcggagttaaaacgaacaaTATAGGGATTAATTTAGTTTTCGGTCATTTTTATAATTAAATTGGGCTCTAGGGACTTATTTGCAATTCTCAGGGACTGCTAGGTAATCATCTTAACGCACAGGTGGACGACGGGTTTATTAATGTAGAGCATAAGGTCTCTTTTGTAAAAGTAGACGACCGAAGGGGTATGGGCTTTTGTGGACCATTGGATCGATAGTCTACGCTGCAGATTAGATCAAAGTCTCAGTCGTTGGATCAGAGATCGACGACAAAGATTTTATGATAGCAGATCGAATTTCCCTCGCCAGATTGAATCGGACGGCCCATGACATCGGCCAAATCGGTACACGAGTACGCGACCGATCCCATCACAACAGTCGGATCTAAAATCAACGCTCGAGATTAAAGGATCCCACGATCTGATCTCGGCCAACAGATCCGAGATCAACGACTACGATTTTCGATCATGATGGGGTATTTGAGATTCAATCGTGAGCGCTCATCACCGGATCGACGGCCAGAGCCGTTTCTCCCCCGCACGATCTTGTTCACGCTGGAACGGGGCTGTGGTATCCTGCCCGCGGTGGCTGCTGTGAAGCTATGGATGAGGTGAGTCTTTGATTGATGGCTTGAGGTGTTATGgtggcatgtatttatataggTTGGGAGGTGGGTgattacatgatagatctaatctggtacttatctgttacaaccaTATCTTATATATTAGAAACTCTTACAAACTTGAAACTAAAtctgttacatgatagatctaatctggtacttatctgttaAGATCCTATCCTATTTGTTAGCAACTCTAACTTATCTCTTTTATTCCAATAGTATTGTTGTTAATTTGTACTAATCATATTAGTCCTTCAATTTAAATAAAActtagaatatatttttatttaaaattttaaattaattttgggtattacacacGAGCTGAAAGAAATATTTTCTTAAATATTTTATTGCGATATCCTAATTTGTATCAACTCTACCTAAAGGACGTCATGTACGAACAAACCAACCAAACATACATCAATCCATTATATTAGCTTATATTTCTAATTTttgctttctattttaaatttaaaattcaagtctaatttagagatgatttaaattttctatttcaaacataaattgcaacaaacaaaaactcaacatgaatgcaaagcatttttattaattaatttacccatttaagcaaatgaaaattagTAGGAATATTCATGTAAGATATTTACAATAATAATTATTAAACAAAATAATTCAAAGATATAGTCACATTTTAGAAGTACAATAAGATAAATTTATAATCTTCACACATTTACTTAAAATGATATATTTTTTATGTAAAATCTATATTAAGATATAGTTTAACTTAATTCTTTTTTGGAGAATAAATCTTTAACACAAATGATAGTTCACATAAGAATCTTTTAGGTAATCtattatttgaaaacacattTATTTAAATCATGAAATGAGTTTTCCTAATTTATCCAGAATAGGATTTTGGAGTGTTAcataattatacagagttggattgTCATACGACTAGGTTACCAAATTAGACTCATCATGTAACCTACTCACATCCATCCTTGTAATTGTCCCctccttggactataaaaggaGAGGCGGGGGAAACCCCCGAGAGCACAAACCAGAATATAATAGATCAATAGCAACCAAAACATTGGATGTAGGGTATTACCTCACAATGAGAGCCCGAaccggtctaaatcttgtgtcccTTGTGCATTTTACCTTCTATCATAAATTCACTTTCGAGAAATAGTCGATAGAGGGATCGAAAGACCAAGGCTGTGAAAACTCTGGCAGTAAGTTCCTGCTTTTGGAagacaagttgtgtccttgatcacattgTTTTGACCTATATAATATTTACTATTATACTATCACCTATGCATTGTACAATTAGGTTAAATTGACAGGATCTTTTAGGTGATGCCTAGTTTTATTTTCCCTATACCTTGTTATTACCTGGTTATGTTTGGTAGACATGCTAGATGTTCAACATGATTTTTGGGAAGGATGTTACACATGAATCATGGATAATGTTCTATTATTGATTTTTAGTTGGTATTGTTGTGATGTTTTAATTGTGGTATAGGAACACTGgtctaattggaacatggagcgatccGAGAAAACCGTACAACGATAAATACTATTATGGTTTTAgtcttggctaattaattagagaaGTTAGTATGGGTTAGCCTTACCGAAAGGGTAAGAGGGAGAGGCCTTGCTCAAGTATAGATTGGTTCTCAGGCCAATCTACTCTGTGGTAGCTTTTCGGTGGAGGAAGATCTATAATACCTCGACATAAAACCTTAATGTGTTATCTCATTCTAGTGGATCTTTGTTAAAGCCTCTTAGTGGACACTGCCACACTTCCTTGGAAGAGGTGTATGTGATTCATGACCCTGACAAATGGGTAACCCgatttgtgggtaaagttgtacaacctctacagagtgtaaaactaaaaTATCAGTCGTGCTTACGGTCAAGAGCAACTCGGATTCTCACATGATTAACCTATAGAATTAAATTAAATAGACTTGCATGTGGTTTTTGTTGAATATTTCATTTATGGTCTTTTATTTAACTGGGATGATAtaaacttatacttagtaatttgctaataaaattttgagcaACAAAACTAAAATGCGAAATGCTACAGCTTCAGCCTTATCCTTGGCAAGCCTTACACTGCACTTATGTTTTACACACTTGCTGAGTACCAACCACAAGTGTACTCACACTTGTTGAATTTGCTGCTCAAGACAAGATCATCAGGAGAAAGAGTACTGCTATGAAGATTTTGGAGAGTTCTAAGTTGTCGTCGCTCTGGTCAATCAGCCCATAGAGGATcatcgtggtcgtcgtcgtcaTTTAGTTTATTTTGTAAAGACATTTTATTTATATAATAAAGTTTGTGACACTAGTTACTATATCATATACGTGTATAAAATCGATCCTGCACATATACGAGAGTATCTGTATTTGTCCTAAGATCTGGGGCGTGATACAAGTGCGAAAGTTCAACTAGATTTATATAAAAAAGCACGGTATGTTCACACAAAAAAATATATACGAACTAACTAATCCAACAATGTTTATTTAATATTATAAATTTTAGTGTATTACATATGTACAAATAGTCAAACCCAGTAAAGTTTGATTGCCCTGCCACTGCCAGCGCGGTCTATGGGCATTTTTGGTTTCGAGACTGAACTGAAGCTGAAGGCACCTCACACGAGTCACTCACGACGAATGGTGATGATGACTGCGCAGCGCATCATCACGGTTCTTTTTTTTTCACGGAGGCCCAGACCAGGGGCTCTTTTGATCTGGTCCATCCATCTATTCTGATGAAGTCAAAACCTGTGGTACGGTACGACTGCTGCAGCAGCCAGGAACACATCATTTCGTCTCGATTCTCAGCTACTGTTGCGGCGGTCAAGATGGTGTGGCGGGCAGGCGGGCAGCAGGAGCCAGGAGGTGTGCCGCTGCAGCAGCCTAGGTAGTGGAAAGAAAGGCACTAGCCTAGGCACGTCGCCTCCCAGAGGCAACATGCAAgagatccatccatccatccatgtcTTGACTTGCTGCTGGCTGCTGCACGCACTCTTGCCGCCATGGATGCATGCCTGCCTGGTGCACTCGTGGAGCTGCTAGCTGCCTGCTGCTCCACTCGTGAATCGCCGTCCTTGGAGCTCCCGCAGCAGCCAAAAACAAAAACAAAGCATTGCTGTGCTGCTCTCTTTTCCTTGATCCTGTTgcggtgctgtgctgtgctgctGCCACCAATGACCAAAGCAAAACCCACATCATATTTGCTGCTGTCTCTTGCGATGATGCAACGCCAACGCAGGCCTGCCGCTAGATCGAGTGGGGTTCCCAACATGGGTGGTATAGTACTACTCCAACGAGCTACTGCACTTTTGCAGGTCTTCCCGATGACCTCTTGCGTTGTATGCATGGATTGCGAGCAAGccaaaggaaagaaaaaaaaacactACTTGCACACTCCAGCAGCTGCGCCTGTTTGTCTTTCTTTCTGTCTGTCCGTCTTTCTTTCTTTTGAAATGTGCAGTTGGCGCCAACATCTACTCATCTAGCTACCTACAGCACACCCAGGAGCTAGGAGGAGGAGACAAGGACGACAAAAGCGGAATTCCCTTGGCAAATCAGCAACCCCGAGAGGGAATCCATCACCATCAGCACGCTTAACAGACCACACGAGCATTTTGCTTGCATGTCCTCTAATTAGGAGCAGAGTTTagtattttttttttcttttgggtCCGCAAGAAGCTTAAAGCAAGGGCGTCGTTGGGTTGTGGGCTTTGGAGCCTTCTCCCCTCCCGCTTTCCTCGTGGCCTTTTCTCGGGCGTGCAATCAATGCGTCGGAGCGAGCGTGCTTGCTTGTGAGGGGGTGCATGCGGATGACGGAGCTCGCTGGCATTCTCtcttattactactactactacctgTCAAGCTCAACAAGTCAAAAGGCTTTGCATGTCCCCACCCAACCCAAAGTTCATTTTCGTTTTTAAGCTGCGCTAGTAGCTGCTGCTGGTGGTTCGAAGTTCATTCAGAGAGAGCGCGAGAGGGGGTGTGGCTGTCTATGGCGTACGAGAGGATACACGAAGCTCCTCAGGTAATGGCCGCCGGACCAGGCACCGGCCTCCTCCCCCCATCATCGCTTGCTGCAGTTCTTCCATTTCTTTTGCTCAGGTCATCTTTGACCAATTTAAAGACCTGCTACTGCTGGACAGCAGTGCGGAGGTCTACTAGTATATGAATTCACATCACCTCGATGTTGTTCTTGTGTGACGGCTCGGATCGGTGGATTCTGGACGCAGATGGTGGCCATCTCGCCAACCAGGCTCAGGATGAAGCTGCTGGGCTCCAATCACAAGGACGACCCCACTCGCAAGACGCTGCAGGCGTCGAGGCTCGACGACGATGACCACCCCAACAACAGCCTCCTGCCGCAAGAGCTCGACGAAGGTGCGTGCGTTGCCCGGACCCCCTGGCACTCCATTCCATCGTCGTGGCATCGTCCCGCAACCGCAACCACCCCACGTTGTTCGGTGAGTGAAGTGAGCGATTCGATCGGCTGCCCTGCAGAGTACCCCAAGGACCACCGCTCCGACTCTTCCCGGTCGCGGTCCGACGCCAGCCACGACAGGATCAGTGGCAGCGACGACGACAGCGGCACCAACTTTGAGTTCTGCAAGGACGAGAGGGCGGCCCTGCCGGCTTCGGCGGCGCCCGGACCGTTCTTCCGGCAGCAGGTGCCGTCCAAGTGGAACGACGCGGAGAAGTGGATCGCGGGGCGCCACCACCGCCACGTCGTGCACTCCAACCCTGTCTTCTCCAAGAAGCCCGCGGCGGGCGCGCCCACCGAGCTGTCGTCTAATAGGTCCTCGCACAAGAAGCCCCGCTTCTCGCCGGCGGCCGTGTCGACGCGGGACGTCGGGACGGAGATGACGCCCGCCGCGAGCCAGGAGCAGTCGCGCAGCGGCACCCCCGCCGGCGCCGCCACGCCGGCGCTCAGCCCGCTCTGCTCGGCGCCGTCCAGCCCGCGGCGCGGCGGCTCCTCGTCCGTGCCGGAGCGGGAGCTCCGGCTCCGGACGCGGCGGGAGATCGCTGCGCTCGGCCTGCAGCTCGGCAAGATGAGCATCGCGTCGTGGGCCAGCAAGGAGgagggtctcctcgccgccgcgtCGCCGGAGAAGGACAAGCGCTACGCGGCCGTCGACACGGTGGTCAGGAGCAAGGCGTTCGAAGCTCGCGCCGCCGCGTGGGAGGAGTCCAACAAGTGTAAACTCGCGGCAAGGTGCGCAAAAAAACGTTTTTTTGGGATCGTATCCAGTGCACAAGGGCCACACCGTGCACAAATGCAAGTTCGACCCTTTTTTAAATCCCTTTTAAATCGCTGTTACTGCTGGTGAGTGGTGACTTACCATGTGCATGCATGGTGCCCGCAGATACCAGAGGAAAGAGGCGAAGATAGAGGGATGGGAAAGCTTGCAGAAATGCAAGTTCGAAGCCAAGCTGAGGCAGGCCGAGGTCtttttcttcttgttcttctttcAATCTCTGAACATTCTCTGTGAACGATCAGCAATTCTCAACTGAGTATTGGATCGAACTGTTCAGGCACGGGCTGAGCAGATGAAAGCCCGGGCGAAGCAGGACCTGGCGAAGAGGCTGTCAGCGCTGAGCCACAAGGTGGAGGGGAAGCAGGCGAGGGTGGAGGCGCGCCGGGGCCGGCAGGCGTCCCGGCTGGCGCGGCAGGTGGAGCGCATCCGCGAGACCGGCCGTGTGCCGTGCCGGCTCCGGCGGTGCTGCGCCTGGTTCCTGTAGTGTAGTGTAGCTAGCATGCTCCCAATCGTCGGAACAAGTGCTGATGGCAGTATGTCATGGCATGGGCTGCTTGATTTGTAACTACATGAAAATTCATCGCTGGTTCATGTTCGTCCCAATGCCAGGGCAGTGGTTGGTAGCTGCTCGCCGCTGTGGTTTGGATGCCGCCGCCTGCCTTTGTGCCGGTTGTCTAGCTTGGCCTGCACCCTGCAGCCAGCTGATCTAGTGATGTGGTGCCCAAATTCACGCACATGTAAAGCTCCTTGCAATTTCAATTAACTCAGGTTATTCTTGAAGCGTTGAAACAGCGTGTActcaaggggtgtttggtttctagggactaatgtttagtccctttatTTTGTTCCATTTTATATATAAATTGACAAATATAAAaattaaaatagagttttagtttctatatttgataattttgtaactaaagtggaataaaatgtatggactaaaaattagtccctagaaaccaaacacccccttagtttgAATATCTCACATAGGGAAAGAGGGGGTCACGCCACTTTAGGTCATTCCGTACTAAATTGTAACATAATAGCTACGTTAAATCATATTTGTTTAAGTCCAACCATAATTAGATACTACACTATAAAGTGGTACCAGCCTATTCGGTGAATCATTATTATTACAATTTACGTTATATTACATGAACCAAACGACACCTTAGTCTTTAGTTGTGTAATTAGTTTCATAATTAGAGTATCTTTAATACTCGTAATAGTTATTCAAACATCCGACGTAACACGGACTATACTTTAGTCTCTAGaatcaaacacccccttaaccctatttgtttaccctctagattatataattcagcTTAAATAAGTTAGATAACAAACAGACAACACAAATTATTTgaatggattatataatctaggctctagattatgataatctatAAATAGGTTATTAGATGCTTATTTTAGATTATTGTTTGACATTTTAGTATTTTACCCACTAATAACTTGGGTAAACAAACACTCTAATAGAATTATATAAACTATATTATATAATCTACTCTCTCTGTCCCAAATTAACATTCGTTTTAGTTGATTAATAGGTTCATGCAATACTTGATGTACGTGTTTTATGCATGTGTCTAAATCCATCTTCATTTATTTAAATATAAACATAAAATCAAGACCTAAAACAGCTACTATTTTAAAACAGATAGAGTATATAAAATAAATCGGATTATATAATCCTAAAAAAACAAATATGTTCTTAGTTTGCAACACCACCTTGAGCCACACAAATATGTCACACCACCACCATAAATTGAAACGACTTTAAACAATACTAGTATCTGTCTACTATCTGATTACTTCGGGCGTATGCCACCAAACCTCACCACAACACACATCACCCCCGTCCTCTTCACTATAATATTTATGCACTACGGTACAACGCGAAAAAAATCTGTTTCCTGCTGTATACGTATAAATTTAAGATGGCAAGAATGTACGTTCAAAGGAAATggattggcatgcatggaaacaaaaaatctaATTTAAATGCTAATTTTCTACATAAATATATGATCTCTCCAGCAACCATGCAcctaggctcgttagaaccagtttatgatatacgcCGTGACTAATTATTTTACACGTCGAAGGTATTTATGCAATGCAGTACAATGTGTATAAAATCTATTTACTGTTGCATacacacaaatttaggatgacaagaatgtgagttgaaagaaaatagattggcatgcatggaaacaaaaacctGATTTTCAATATTTTATTTAGTCCATAAATATAAGATCTCTACAACAGCCATACATATAGACTAATTAAAACCAGTTTATAATATAtagtgatactaattatgctacatatTGAAGGTATTTATGTATTGTGGTACTACGCAAAAATCAACAAACGTTTGAATAAAAtatgaatagaaatatcataaacataCAAAAGATGGAAGGAGAACCATGAACTGACAATGTATCATAAAAACCTATTGacgttggcataaatatgtatacaaaatagtATAAAAATAAGGTCATCAATCCGCCACCGCTCGCCGCCTAGGGAAGTCCGTCGTCGTCGCT
This genomic window contains:
- the LOC100284430 gene encoding uncharacterized protein LOC100284430, translating into MAYERIHEAPQMVAISPTRLRMKLLGSNHKDDPTRKTLQASRLDDDDHPNNSLLPQELDEEYPKDHRSDSSRSRSDASHDRISGSDDDSGTNFEFCKDERAALPASAAPGPFFRQQVPSKWNDAEKWIAGRHHRHVVHSNPVFSKKPAAGAPTELSSNRSSHKKPRFSPAAVSTRDVGTEMTPAASQEQSRSGTPAGAATPALSPLCSAPSSPRRGGSSSVPERELRLRTRREIAALGLQLGKMSIASWASKEEGLLAAASPEKDKRYAAVDTVVRSKAFEARAAAWEESNKCKLAARYQRKEAKIEGWESLQKCKFEAKLRQAEARAEQMKARAKQDLAKRLSALSHKVEGKQARVEARRGRQASRLARQVERIRETGRVPCRLRRCCAWFL